The following proteins are co-located in the Polystyrenella longa genome:
- a CDS encoding MraY family glycosyltransferase, whose amino-acid sequence MIPYILASAGSSFVLSLLLTGLMRWLAPKLGFVDQPAARKLHLQAKPLGGGIAIFLGVLFPLLSGLAIAYALEEGRDAILVRQALEFLHLDELFSLLSSGILYRSTLLWKILAGGSCLVLLGLLDDRFHLAWWSRLIAQLLIAGWLVSSGIELTLFLPLPWITISLSVLWIVVLINAFNFIDNMDGLSAGTGLISASMFAALMLSYPNEPRWLVAGLLLSLIGSLAGFLVHNWTPAQIFMGDAGSTFIGLSMAAVTMLGTYYSSASGRQHAVLAPLCILAVPLYDFSSVICIRLWEGRSPFQPDKNHFSHRLVALGLNNWQAVLTIYLTTLITGLTGILLFHADSWFTAIVALLATLGVLLLIAILELAAAMKVRKLLQSGSSPETSLDSGTWRDPSVRDTV is encoded by the coding sequence ATGATTCCTTACATTCTGGCCAGCGCAGGAAGTTCCTTTGTATTGTCACTGTTACTGACAGGGTTGATGAGGTGGCTCGCTCCCAAGTTGGGGTTCGTCGATCAGCCCGCTGCCCGCAAACTTCATTTACAAGCGAAACCGCTGGGCGGTGGAATTGCCATTTTTCTGGGAGTCCTGTTTCCGCTCTTGTCAGGACTGGCAATAGCGTATGCTCTGGAAGAAGGAAGGGACGCTATACTGGTTCGTCAGGCGTTGGAGTTCTTACACCTCGATGAACTCTTCAGTTTACTTTCTTCTGGAATCCTGTATCGCTCCACCCTGCTCTGGAAGATACTTGCCGGTGGTTCCTGCCTTGTTCTATTAGGCTTACTTGATGACCGGTTTCATCTCGCTTGGTGGAGTCGATTAATTGCTCAATTGCTCATAGCGGGTTGGCTTGTTTCGTCGGGGATCGAGCTGACATTGTTCCTGCCGCTACCGTGGATAACCATATCGCTCTCCGTATTGTGGATTGTCGTGTTAATCAATGCATTCAATTTCATCGACAATATGGATGGGCTCTCCGCCGGTACGGGATTGATCAGTGCGAGCATGTTTGCGGCCTTGATGTTGTCCTATCCCAATGAACCCCGCTGGTTGGTTGCTGGATTATTGCTGAGTCTGATTGGAAGCCTCGCCGGATTTCTGGTTCACAATTGGACACCGGCCCAGATTTTCATGGGAGATGCGGGCAGCACATTTATCGGTCTGAGCATGGCGGCTGTTACGATGCTTGGAACTTACTACAGTTCTGCGTCCGGACGGCAACACGCGGTACTCGCTCCGCTGTGCATTCTGGCGGTCCCTTTGTATGACTTTAGTTCGGTGATCTGTATCCGGCTGTGGGAAGGTCGCAGCCCCTTTCAGCCGGATAAAAATCATTTTTCTCATCGGTTAGTCGCGCTCGGTCTGAATAACTGGCAAGCGGTACTGACTATCTATTTGACGACCTTGATCACCGGTTTGACGGGGATTCTTCTGTTTCATGCGGACTCCTGGTTCACTGCGATCGTGGCTCTGCTGGCGACGTTGGGTGTCCTGTTACTGATTGCCATCCTGGAACTAGCCGCCGCTATGAAAGTCCGCAAACTGCTGCAATCGGGAAGCTCTCCCGAGACTTCGTTGGATTCCGGTACCTGGCGCGATCCTTCCGTTCGTGACACTGTCTAA
- a CDS encoding multiheme c-type cytochrome, with product MVNFRVLPVLSCLVLFSLFSGCDSTGSSGSPVSNASGINTEPDSQKSEETDSGADETTTATPAPVERPPKPILEGWEKPAVAFILSGEQNGYLEPCGCSDTQSGGMARRADLFAQLKSKDWPLTALDVGGFLRHSRRQSQLKMDAIFNSLTDLEYAATGIGPSDIAIGSTKLLERGMMEPGSEDQMMPQLVSANVTLFNDPELGAIHRTRVYEVNGVKIGVTGVIGESVQQSMLQSSGEEVQVLPVEETLPLAVEELKAAEADLYILLSFSETEESQKLAEQYELFDVVLTARSAEDPDPRAIPIGDSGRLLVKVGQKGKNVGVLGYYPDEEEKLRWELIDLDNRRFESHPSMAVHMQSYQDNIAFEDLAKTEPTMTHSSGNTFIGARSCRQCHSKAYAKWESTKHSHAFDTLKKGHEGDGDSWIPRVDDPECLSCHVVGWEPQEYIRFESGFINEELTPDLKGQQCENCHGPASQHVKMEAQWLIDRDAVDKSLVDAARKELHLDVKTAEKQVCSKCHDHENSPKFNFEEYWEKVKHPYRD from the coding sequence ATGGTCAACTTCAGGGTGCTCCCCGTGTTGAGCTGTCTGGTGCTGTTCTCTCTGTTTTCCGGATGCGATTCAACTGGATCCAGTGGTTCACCGGTGAGCAACGCCAGTGGAATCAATACGGAACCTGACAGTCAGAAATCGGAAGAGACAGATTCGGGAGCAGATGAAACCACTACTGCGACGCCTGCACCTGTAGAGAGGCCTCCCAAACCGATCCTGGAAGGTTGGGAAAAGCCAGCAGTCGCATTCATTCTATCGGGAGAGCAGAATGGCTATCTGGAACCATGCGGCTGCTCGGACACTCAATCAGGAGGGATGGCCCGTCGGGCAGATTTGTTTGCTCAACTTAAATCCAAAGACTGGCCTCTTACTGCTTTAGATGTCGGAGGATTTCTGCGGCATTCTCGGAGACAGTCTCAACTGAAAATGGACGCCATTTTTAATTCCCTGACCGACCTTGAATATGCCGCGACGGGCATTGGGCCGTCTGATATCGCCATCGGTTCGACTAAGCTCCTGGAACGGGGAATGATGGAACCCGGATCCGAAGACCAAATGATGCCCCAATTGGTTTCGGCGAATGTGACTTTGTTCAACGACCCTGAATTGGGCGCCATTCACAGAACACGTGTGTATGAAGTTAATGGTGTAAAGATCGGCGTTACAGGTGTGATTGGAGAGTCCGTCCAGCAATCCATGCTTCAGTCCAGTGGAGAGGAAGTACAGGTTCTCCCTGTGGAAGAAACTTTGCCCCTGGCTGTTGAAGAATTGAAAGCGGCCGAGGCCGACTTGTACATCCTGCTTTCTTTTTCCGAAACTGAAGAGAGCCAGAAGTTAGCGGAGCAATACGAGCTATTCGATGTGGTGCTCACGGCCAGAAGTGCTGAAGACCCCGACCCTCGTGCGATTCCCATTGGCGATTCCGGTCGTCTTTTGGTGAAAGTCGGCCAGAAAGGGAAGAACGTCGGCGTGCTTGGCTATTATCCCGATGAAGAAGAGAAACTCCGCTGGGAATTGATCGATCTAGACAATCGACGTTTTGAAAGTCATCCGAGTATGGCGGTTCACATGCAATCCTATCAGGATAACATTGCATTTGAAGATCTGGCTAAAACCGAACCCACGATGACGCATTCCAGTGGCAACACCTTCATTGGTGCTAGATCCTGTAGACAATGTCATTCCAAAGCGTATGCGAAATGGGAAAGTACCAAACACTCTCATGCCTTCGATACCTTGAAAAAAGGACACGAGGGTGATGGCGATTCCTGGATACCGCGTGTGGATGACCCGGAGTGTCTCAGTTGTCACGTGGTCGGCTGGGAGCCTCAAGAGTACATTCGGTTTGAGTCTGGGTTCATCAATGAAGAACTCACTCCCGATCTCAAAGGGCAACAATGTGAAAACTGTCACGGTCCGGCCAGCCAGCATGTGAAAATGGAGGCTCAATGGCTGATTGACCGGGATGCTGTTGATAAATCATTGGTGGATGCCGCACGTAAAGAATTGCATCTCGATGTGAAAACGGCAGAGAAACAGGTCTGCTCGAAATGTCACGACCACGAGAACAGTCCCAAGTTTAACTTTGAAGAATACTGGGAAAAAGTAAAACACCCCTACCGCGACTAG
- a CDS encoding DUF1573 domain-containing protein produces the protein MNPKTLMITILVIVVAIVAYSMVTSPSIDEKLLPPSDSKEKLPPPPEIKKGEKQPNAVTESVDFDFGSQARYETGRHKFKIYNKGEAPLELTQGDSSCKCTIGSLDKNVVAPGEFTEVELEWTPESVSTAGSSDKFRQYAVVYTNDPDRPEIGFNITGFVYMLFEIIPEKEWPLGEMTMTQTKTVTGRITSLLDPFKIESIETTSEFITAEPRQLTDEELKLFEIKNGYEISVTVQPGFNYGTFEESLILQTDYKEGTEVRIHVQGFIKGPFTFLKTSRQKGILWSANSWMLDMGSFAAQEGRKVDMRVFVAELDQMPEGENFKVLSAETDLEFLRVNVTGDDQPAENDRLELQMQFEYVAGSPAVLRTAQKPVTVTLRTNHPEAKEFKIRVLFSAN, from the coding sequence ATGAACCCGAAAACATTGATGATCACCATATTGGTGATCGTAGTTGCAATCGTCGCCTATTCCATGGTCACGTCACCTTCAATAGACGAAAAATTGCTTCCGCCTTCCGATTCCAAAGAGAAGTTGCCCCCCCCACCGGAAATTAAAAAGGGAGAGAAGCAGCCCAATGCGGTGACAGAGTCAGTCGATTTTGATTTTGGAAGTCAGGCCCGATACGAAACCGGTCGGCATAAATTTAAAATCTATAATAAAGGAGAAGCTCCCCTCGAATTAACCCAGGGAGATTCGAGCTGTAAATGCACCATTGGTAGCTTGGACAAGAATGTTGTCGCACCAGGAGAATTTACCGAAGTTGAATTAGAGTGGACACCTGAGTCAGTGAGTACGGCAGGGTCTTCTGATAAGTTCAGGCAATATGCAGTCGTGTATACTAACGACCCGGACCGTCCCGAGATTGGGTTTAATATCACTGGTTTTGTCTATATGTTGTTCGAGATTATTCCTGAGAAGGAATGGCCATTGGGCGAAATGACCATGACCCAAACCAAAACGGTCACAGGCAGGATCACTTCATTGCTGGACCCATTTAAAATCGAATCAATTGAAACAACAAGCGAATTCATTACTGCTGAACCACGTCAGCTAACCGATGAGGAATTGAAACTCTTTGAAATTAAAAATGGATATGAGATTAGTGTGACCGTTCAGCCCGGGTTCAATTACGGCACTTTCGAAGAATCTCTGATTTTGCAAACGGATTACAAAGAGGGAACCGAGGTTCGTATCCATGTACAGGGATTTATCAAGGGCCCCTTTACGTTCCTGAAAACGTCCCGTCAGAAAGGAATTCTCTGGTCGGCAAATTCTTGGATGCTCGATATGGGGTCCTTCGCGGCACAGGAAGGACGGAAAGTTGATATGCGGGTTTTCGTGGCAGAGTTGGATCAGATGCCTGAAGGAGAGAATTTTAAAGTTCTTTCTGCGGAAACGGATTTGGAATTTCTGCGAGTCAATGTCACCGGTGATGATCAGCCTGCAGAAAATGATCGACTCGAATTGCAGATGCAGTTCGAGTATGTAGCCGGATCTCCTGCCGTTTTACGTACAGCCCAGAAGCCAGTGACTGTTACGTTGAGGACGAATCATCCAGAGGCGAAAGAATTCAAAATACGAGTGCTATTTTCGGCGAATTGA
- a CDS encoding O-antigen ligase family protein, whose protein sequence is MPAKRIQRTPTAGESLKAGDTFAAPLEQLALGLAGLGWMLRWLTITEAANAGETLWVALLWFLAATLFCWSDFRNLPSAGETDGDFSGQERQVLEVDLLSAGVMLITVGHVVGCIWLYFYGGQLRFALNLSWEWIGLLVSFLILRRIVRNLEWRRDLFAILLASAVPFAFVGLWQHYVWYEQSSQEYRSQKEVYLELEGTDPTVWNEQERKDYSEAINYFQQQEIPLGSESLQSWENRLLASREPLGFFALTNSFAALLLFLLGVWLALANFMTNDQSKRLKTGKWQCLGWLIATGTIFYVLLLTKSRSAWAAFIITAAMFCLFYWTRRAFRGLLYGGAGLLCLTVFAWLSGAIDTEVFSEAPRSLQYRFIYWTTTWELLQDSLFFGTGPGNFRTSYLQYRPEGASEEVADPHQFLLDLWANGGLLALLGIAFIVFYLIKSGRQNAVSVQNIPTSDSSFPLGSGLSHSIITGGLAAFPLVGAMHWLNLSGLEWALFAAGVGASICLLLLSRFALPFVNQVTLFAPRLAPWLLVALLIHLCASGGIEMPGIVQMLLLLLALIPSTATFGSFSISRRTSSAVGASSGVVLMGLLYWTSWLPVQQAAWNLELAEQARLDNANGQDIQALFNQAVHADPLDPQPSKRQGDFLLSTALGRTLGGGNESTLVDLSIESYKESLKRDPRNARRFIDVGRAYEERYRRTNEKEAGNQAVSWYQKGIDRYPTHPGLRAQFGLLLEETGQMVEARDQAREALRLDELNNQAGHTDQRLDSGTQERLKHVIETSSE, encoded by the coding sequence ATGCCTGCCAAGCGAATCCAAAGAACCCCTACTGCTGGTGAATCCCTAAAAGCTGGAGATACGTTTGCCGCTCCATTGGAGCAACTCGCACTTGGGCTCGCTGGATTGGGATGGATGCTGCGTTGGTTGACGATAACGGAGGCAGCTAATGCGGGAGAAACATTGTGGGTCGCCCTGCTCTGGTTTCTTGCGGCCACTCTCTTCTGTTGGTCTGATTTCCGAAATCTTCCTTCTGCTGGCGAAACCGATGGCGATTTCTCAGGCCAGGAGCGGCAAGTTCTTGAAGTCGACCTTCTTAGTGCAGGTGTGATGCTCATCACCGTCGGTCATGTTGTTGGTTGCATCTGGTTGTATTTCTACGGGGGGCAACTCCGATTCGCCCTAAATTTGAGTTGGGAATGGATTGGTCTCTTAGTCTCGTTTTTAATACTCCGCCGCATTGTTCGTAATCTGGAATGGCGACGGGATCTATTTGCGATCCTGCTGGCCAGCGCTGTTCCGTTTGCCTTCGTCGGGCTGTGGCAGCATTACGTCTGGTATGAGCAGTCGAGCCAGGAGTATCGAAGCCAGAAAGAAGTCTATCTTGAACTCGAAGGGACAGATCCGACCGTTTGGAATGAACAGGAACGGAAAGACTATTCCGAGGCGATCAACTATTTCCAGCAACAGGAAATTCCTCTGGGAAGTGAGTCTCTGCAAAGCTGGGAGAACCGGCTACTTGCCAGCCGGGAGCCCCTCGGTTTTTTCGCTCTGACAAATTCCTTCGCCGCCTTGCTGCTCTTTCTGCTGGGAGTCTGGTTGGCACTGGCGAATTTTATGACGAATGATCAATCAAAAAGACTAAAGACTGGAAAGTGGCAATGTCTCGGTTGGTTAATCGCCACGGGAACTATTTTCTATGTTCTGCTACTGACAAAAAGTCGCTCTGCCTGGGCAGCGTTTATAATAACCGCCGCTATGTTTTGTCTGTTTTACTGGACCAGGCGTGCGTTCAGGGGGCTTTTATATGGCGGAGCCGGCCTTCTCTGTTTGACAGTCTTTGCGTGGTTGAGTGGGGCTATCGACACGGAGGTCTTCTCAGAAGCCCCGCGTTCCTTGCAGTATCGATTCATTTACTGGACGACGACTTGGGAGTTGTTGCAGGATTCACTGTTTTTCGGAACAGGCCCTGGTAATTTTCGCACCAGCTATCTTCAATATCGACCAGAAGGTGCGAGCGAAGAAGTTGCCGATCCACATCAGTTTCTGCTTGATCTCTGGGCGAATGGAGGCTTACTGGCTTTACTGGGAATTGCATTCATTGTTTTTTATCTGATCAAATCCGGTCGCCAAAATGCTGTTTCAGTACAGAATATACCAACAAGCGATTCGTCTTTTCCCCTTGGAAGTGGACTCAGCCATTCTATCATCACGGGGGGATTGGCGGCGTTTCCATTGGTGGGGGCGATGCATTGGTTAAACTTAAGCGGACTTGAATGGGCTCTGTTCGCTGCAGGCGTAGGTGCTTCAATCTGCTTACTTTTACTCAGTCGGTTTGCTTTACCCTTTGTGAATCAGGTGACTTTGTTCGCGCCCCGTCTCGCTCCTTGGCTGCTCGTCGCATTATTGATTCATCTCTGCGCATCGGGTGGAATTGAAATGCCCGGCATCGTGCAAATGTTGCTGCTGCTCCTTGCGCTTATCCCGTCGACAGCAACTTTTGGGAGTTTTTCCATCTCCAGAAGAACGAGTTCTGCCGTGGGTGCAAGCAGTGGGGTCGTCCTGATGGGACTACTGTACTGGACCAGCTGGCTGCCGGTTCAACAGGCGGCTTGGAATCTCGAACTTGCCGAACAGGCTCGCCTCGACAATGCAAACGGTCAAGATATTCAGGCTCTATTCAATCAGGCGGTGCATGCTGATCCGCTTGATCCTCAGCCATCAAAGCGACAAGGTGACTTTCTCCTTTCGACTGCGCTCGGGCGTACTCTCGGTGGAGGTAATGAAAGCACGCTGGTAGACCTGAGTATCGAGTCTTATAAAGAATCGCTGAAGCGTGATCCTCGAAATGCGAGACGCTTCATCGATGTTGGTCGAGCCTACGAGGAGCGATACCGGCGGACAAATGAAAAGGAGGCGGGAAATCAGGCGGTAAGCTGGTATCAAAAAGGAATCGACCGGTACCCGACTCACCCGGGATTGCGTGCCCAGTTTGGACTGCTTTTAGAAGAAACGGGGCAAATGGTGGAAGCTCGGGACCAGGCGCGCGAGGCATTGCGGTTGGATGAACTGAATAATCAGGCGGGTCATACCGATCAACGGCTGGACTCCGGTACACAAGAGAGGTTAAAACACGTCATTGAAACAAGTTCAGAATAA